A genomic segment from Gilvibacter sp. SZ-19 encodes:
- the rlmD gene encoding 23S rRNA (uracil(1939)-C(5))-methyltransferase RlmD has translation MARKRNRIVFEGLEVIDAGAKGKAVAKAPDGRVVFIDNAVPGDIATVQTTKKRSAYYHGTAISFDKLSDKRVEPACAYFGTCGGCKWQNMGYPFQLEYKQREVTQNLKRLGGIEPKEIIPIKGCDTPYFYRNKMEFSFSNNKWLTQEQISSGEAIADRNALGFHIPGMWDKILDIDKCHLQADPSNAIRNFVRDFAKEKGLAFFDPRAQEGLLRTLMIRNTSTGEFMVLIQFYDHDQEAINMVLEAVAAEFPQITSLLYVINQKANDTLYDQDILRYSGKEFITEKMEGLEFKINAKSFYQTNSEQAYELYKIARDFAGLQGKELVYDLYTGTGTIAQFVSKQAAKVIGVEAVPEAIEAAKANAEHNKISNCEFYVGDMKQVFTEEFIATHGQPDVVITDPPRDGMHKDVVAQLLQLEAPKIVYVSCNSATQARDLQLLAEKYEVQKSQAVDMFPQTHHVENVVLLTKR, from the coding sequence ATGGCAAGAAAACGCAACAGAATAGTATTTGAAGGTCTAGAGGTCATTGATGCAGGGGCAAAAGGAAAGGCAGTTGCCAAAGCTCCAGACGGACGTGTGGTTTTCATTGACAATGCGGTTCCCGGAGATATAGCCACAGTGCAGACCACCAAAAAACGATCTGCATACTATCACGGAACAGCCATTTCATTTGACAAGCTTTCGGACAAGCGCGTGGAACCGGCCTGTGCTTATTTTGGCACCTGTGGCGGATGCAAATGGCAAAATATGGGTTATCCCTTCCAACTGGAATACAAGCAGCGAGAAGTTACCCAGAACTTAAAGCGTCTTGGTGGCATAGAACCCAAGGAGATCATACCTATAAAGGGCTGCGACACGCCTTACTTCTATCGCAATAAAATGGAGTTCTCCTTTAGCAATAACAAATGGTTGACCCAAGAGCAGATCTCCAGCGGCGAAGCGATAGCAGATCGCAACGCTTTAGGGTTTCATATTCCGGGCATGTGGGATAAGATCTTAGACATAGATAAATGTCACTTGCAAGCGGATCCATCTAACGCGATTCGCAATTTTGTTCGCGATTTTGCCAAAGAAAAGGGCCTTGCCTTTTTTGATCCTAGAGCGCAAGAAGGGTTACTGCGGACCTTAATGATACGCAATACCAGCACAGGTGAATTTATGGTCTTGATCCAGTTCTACGACCATGATCAGGAAGCTATTAATATGGTTCTGGAGGCAGTTGCTGCGGAGTTTCCGCAGATCACCTCCCTGCTATATGTGATCAATCAGAAAGCCAATGACACGCTTTACGATCAAGACATTTTACGCTACTCAGGAAAAGAATTTATTACCGAAAAAATGGAAGGCTTGGAATTTAAGATCAATGCCAAGTCTTTTTACCAGACCAACTCCGAGCAGGCTTACGAACTCTATAAGATCGCTCGTGATTTTGCCGGACTCCAAGGTAAGGAGCTGGTATATGACCTATATACGGGCACTGGGACCATTGCACAGTTTGTTTCAAAACAAGCAGCCAAGGTTATCGGTGTAGAGGCAGTTCCAGAGGCTATTGAGGCGGCCAAAGCCAATGCCGAGCACAATAAGATCAGTAACTGTGAGTTTTATGTGGGAGACATGAAGCAGGTATTTACCGAGGAGTTTATCGCTACTCACGGACAGCCCGATGTAGTGATCACCGACCCACCACGTGACGGTATGCATAAAGATGTGGTTGCTCAGTTACTGCAATTGGAAGCGCCCAAAATTGTATATGTGAGTTGCAATAGTGCAACTCAGGCACGAGATTTGCAACTACTTGCAGAAAAATACGAGGTACAAAAGTCTCAAGCTGTAGATATGTTTCCGCAGACGCATCATGTAGAAAATGTTGTACTTTTAACCAAACGATAG
- the rocD gene encoding ornithine--oxo-acid transaminase, giving the protein MSVLQGLTSQEAMALEDKYGAHNYHPLPVVLTRGEGVYVWDVEGKKYYDFLSAYSAVNQGHCHPKIVGALKSQADTLTLTSRAFYNDLLGRYEKYATELFGFDKLLPMNTGAEAVETAVKICRKWAYEKKGIAENEAQIVVCENNFHGRTTTIISFSNDPVARKNFGPYTQGFIKIPYDDIDALEAVLKDNDKIAGFLVEPIQGEAGVYVPAADYLKKAKALCEANNVLFIADEVQTGIARTGRLLATCGNCSCSDKNCSGTPEVKPDMLILGKALSGGVYPVSAVLANDDIMNVIRPGNHGSTFGGNPIAAAVAMAALEVIQEEELAENAFQLGELFRSEMNKYIANSKIVKLVRGKGLLNAIVIDDHEEGDTAWNICLALRDNGLLAKPTHGNIIRFAPPLVMNKEQLLDCVSIITSTLKTFE; this is encoded by the coding sequence ATGTCTGTTTTACAAGGATTGACATCGCAAGAGGCCATGGCTTTAGAAGACAAGTATGGCGCCCACAACTATCACCCATTACCAGTAGTATTGACCCGAGGCGAGGGTGTTTATGTCTGGGATGTAGAAGGAAAGAAATATTACGATTTCTTGTCGGCTTATTCGGCCGTTAACCAGGGCCACTGCCACCCTAAGATCGTCGGAGCACTAAAAAGTCAGGCAGATACGCTGACACTTACTTCGCGCGCTTTTTACAACGATCTTTTAGGACGTTACGAAAAATACGCTACCGAGCTCTTCGGATTCGATAAATTGCTTCCGATGAACACGGGTGCAGAAGCCGTTGAGACTGCTGTTAAGATCTGTCGCAAATGGGCTTATGAGAAAAAAGGTATTGCCGAGAATGAGGCGCAAATTGTGGTTTGTGAAAACAACTTCCACGGCCGTACAACTACGATCATCTCTTTTTCAAATGATCCTGTGGCGCGCAAGAACTTTGGCCCTTATACACAAGGATTCATCAAGATACCTTATGACGACATTGACGCCTTAGAAGCGGTGTTGAAAGACAATGATAAAATTGCCGGTTTCTTGGTAGAGCCAATTCAAGGCGAGGCTGGAGTCTATGTCCCTGCTGCCGATTATTTAAAAAAGGCCAAAGCCCTATGTGAGGCCAATAATGTTCTTTTTATCGCAGACGAGGTTCAGACCGGTATTGCTAGAACCGGACGCTTGCTGGCTACCTGCGGGAATTGCAGTTGTTCCGATAAGAACTGTAGCGGAACTCCAGAAGTGAAGCCAGACATGCTGATCTTAGGAAAAGCCTTAAGCGGTGGTGTATACCCGGTTTCGGCTGTATTAGCCAATGACGATATCATGAACGTGATTCGTCCAGGAAACCACGGTTCCACCTTTGGCGGGAATCCAATTGCTGCAGCCGTTGCCATGGCCGCACTAGAGGTTATACAAGAAGAAGAACTCGCTGAAAACGCTTTTCAGCTAGGAGAGTTGTTCCGTTCAGAAATGAATAAGTATATTGCAAACAGTAAGATAGTCAAGCTAGTACGTGGAAAAGGTCTACTTAACGCCATTGTCATAGACGATCACGAAGAAGGAGACACCGCTTGGAACATTTGCTTGGCACTTCGAGATAACGGCCTATTGGCCAAGCCTACCCATGGAAACATTATACGTTTCGCTCCCCCATTGGTAATGAATAAAGAGCAGTTGTTGGATTGTGTAAGTATCATAACCAGCACGCTAAAAACTTTTGAGTAA
- a CDS encoding DUF6452 family protein, whose protein sequence is MKRTLALICCLLLAMGCTRDDICPEDTQTTPLLIITFKDFANRTLSKTVPNLEVRDAENSEIVLFSVSSTDSIAIPLRNFDTRTELLFVREADTTDTDESNADRFNLLYTTEDIYLNRACGFITNYNDLSGQLINEEGSNWLFSFEVLQTTISDDNAAHLTLFH, encoded by the coding sequence TTGAAAAGAACTCTAGCACTTATTTGCTGCCTACTTTTGGCCATGGGATGTACCCGAGATGATATTTGTCCGGAAGATACCCAGACCACTCCCCTGCTAATCATAACCTTCAAGGACTTTGCAAACCGCACTTTGTCTAAGACTGTTCCAAATTTGGAAGTACGAGATGCAGAAAATTCAGAGATCGTATTGTTTAGCGTGAGCAGCACGGATTCCATAGCAATTCCCCTGCGAAACTTTGACACGCGAACCGAATTGTTGTTTGTGCGAGAGGCAGACACTACAGACACCGATGAATCCAACGCAGATCGATTCAATCTGCTTTACACTACAGAAGATATTTATTTGAATCGCGCTTGCGGATTCATTACCAATTACAATGATCTAAGTGGACAACTGATCAATGAGGAAGGTAGCAACTGGCTCTTTAGTTTTGAAGTTTTACAAACCACAATTAGCGACGACAATGCAGCGCATCTTACTCTTTTTCATTAG